The Cyclobacteriaceae bacterium DNA segment GCTGCTTCCTTCACCCAACCATCTGAATACCCGTCTCCTTCAAAGCGAATATCTTTCGACTCCTTGATGTATTTGCGAAGCACATTCACAATCGCCAAACGCTTTTCAGTTCCCTTATCGATTTCCTTTGAAACCGCTTCATGGAATTTAGTCAGCTGATCAGCCACTATCAGGTTCAGAGCCGTCATGGGTACTGCACAATTATCACTACCGCCTACTGCACGGAATTCAAACTTGTTTCCAGTAAAAGCAAACGGAGAAGTACGGTTACGATCAGTGGCGTCCAGAATAATTTCCGGGATCTGATCGATACCCAGCTTCATGTACATATTGTCGCCTTTCTCAATCTTCACATTTCCTTTTTTCTCCAATTCGTCCAACACGGCCGACATCTGTGAACCAATGAAAACCGACATGATAGCCGGAGGCGCTTCATTGGCCCCGAGGCGAAAATCATTACCGGCAGTGGCGATACTGGCACGCAACAAATCGGCATATTCATGCACAGCCTTGATGGTGTTTACAAAAAATGTCAAGAACATCAGGTTGTCACGCGCACTGCTGGAAGGCGCAAACAAATTAACACCGGTATCCGTAATCAAAGACCAGTTGTTGTGTTTACCGGTTCCATTCAATCCTGCAAAAGGTTTCTCATGGAATAATACCTTCAGGTTATGGCGTTCAGCCACACGCCACATCACGTCCATCAACAATTGATTGTGGTCATTGGCAACATTCACTTCTTCAAACAAAGGCGCTACTTCAAACTGGCTCGGTGCCACTTCGTTGTGACGCGTGCGAACGGGAATACCCAGGCGCCACGCTTCAATTTCAAATTCCTTCATGAAGTCGTATACACGCGAAGGAATAGAAGCAAAGTAATGATCTTCCATTTGCTGACCGCGTGCAGGCGAATGACCAAATACCGAACGGCCACCCATTACCAAATCAGGGCGGGCATTATACAAACCTTTATCCACTACAAAGTATTCCTGCTCGCAACCCAATGAAGCCTTTACCGACTGCACATCCTTATCAAAGAATTGAGCCACCTTGGTAGCTGCAATATCAACCGCCTTCAATGCTTTTAAGAGAGGTCCTTTTGCATCCAGCGTTTCGCCTGTGTACGAAACAAAAACAGTAGGAATACAAAGCGTTTTTCCATACAGGAACATGGGCGATGTTGGATCCCATGCCGTGTATCCGCGTGCTTCAAACGTAGTACGGATTCCTCCACTGGGAAATGAAGAAGCATCAGGCTCTTGTTGAACCAGTTCACTGCCTTTGAATTTCTCAATACCAGCGAGGGCATCGAAAAATGAATCGTGCTTTTCGGCTGTTCCACCGGTTAACGGTTGGAACCAATGCGTAAAGTGGGTTGCGCCTTTGGTTATGGCCCAGCTTTTTACCGCTGAGGCTACGGCATCGGCAGTGTCCTCATCAATTTTTTCATGATTTTTAATGGCCTGGCTTACTTTTTTGTAAACCGCGGGCGATAAAGAAGCCCGCATCTGATCCATGCTGAAGACCATCTCACCAAAGAAATCGGATACTTTAGGAGAGGGTAAATCGAGGTGTCTGCGGGGCTGTTCGTTGAGTCGTTTGAGTGCTTCAAATCGTAGGTGCGCCATAGTGGTTGTTTTTTGAGTCTGATTTGGCGCCAAAGGTATATATTTTTGATAAACAGGTATAAATTTTACCCTGCATTCACAAAAAAATATATATCAAATTGTAAATGAGCTTAAAAATAGACCTCAAGCATTCAAAGGCTTGAATTTTTCAAGGATTCAAGGGTATTTCGTGAGGTAGCCTGATCAAACCGGGCTTCATAATCCGGGTGGAGGGTACCCATCCAACGATCCCAAAACAAAAAATACAGGCCATAGTTACCCGTAAAATACTGGTGATGCATGTTGTGGTTTACCGAGGTGTTGATCCAACGGCCAATTTTTCCGCTGGCAAATTTTCTTGGATAAAGTTCAAACCCCAGATGACCATATACATTGTAGATCATCATAAACAACAGAAAGATACCAATGGCCAGTGGATGGACCGGGAAAAGAAAAGCCACCAATACGATAATACCTGCCTCCAATACCGCTTCCAGCGGATGAAATGCCATGGCTGCCCATGGCGATGGATTTGTAGAAAGATGATGAACCCGATGAATGATTCTGTAAACGGATTTATGGTGTATCATCCGATGCATCCAATAGAAGTAGGTGTCGTGCAGAAAAATAATCAGTACAATACTGAATACCAGGTAAGGCCAGCCGTATTCATATACGTTAAAATAGACTTGCGTGTATTGGGAAAGTGGTGTGAGAAATACAGCAAACCCAACACCGGCAAAAATGAATGATGTCAGTACAGAATATCCAATTTCCCTAAGGTAATCGCGGTTTGCCGGAAAACGGGATTGAATTTTACGAAAAGCATCAGCGTGTTTCAGGATAATGTAAAACACAATGAAAGCAAGGGAGGCCAAAATGAGGTATCGAAGAAATACCACCGTAAGGATTGTCCAGAAACTTTTGCTGCCCACCAGGTAAAAACTCATACTTCAAAGTTCGGGAAAGTTTACTTAAGAAGCCATTCTAAAAATCAAACGACAATGGGCATGTTGAATGAATAAAAAAATGCCGGTATTGAACCGGCACTTTCGCATATCATTCCAGTAAATTCTTAACTCGATTTTCTAACAGACCCGCCACTACTAGAATTGGTGTTGGTTTTCATGGGGTTGCCCCTATAGCGGATGTCCGCTCCACTACTGGCACGGGCATCAATTTTTTGAGTTACATTAACCCGTATGGAACCAGCGCTACTTGCATTTGCATCCACCTCTTCTGCCTCCAGATCATAGGCATCGATTTCACCCGCACTGCTGGCTTCCAGTTCAGCAAATTTTGCCTTTCCGGTTAACTCGACATCAGCCGCACTTGATACACCAACTTCCAATTGCTCGGTTTCAATACTGATTTCAACTGATCCTGCACTGGAAGCGCTGATTTCCATTGAACGTGTACGTATAGTTCCTTCTCCGTAAATACTGGCAGCTGAACTGGCCGATAGCTTGGATAGTTGAACGTAGGTCACATAAACTTTCACTGTTTTGGTTCGGTTATACCTACCTTCAGCCATGTGGATTTTCAGGTAATCTCCAGACACTTCCGTGATTACATTATCTACATCAGTACCTGATACTTCAACACGTGCACTTTCCCGGTCGCCTTTTTTCAGGTAAACATCAATACCTGTGGCCGCTTTTACACCCTTGAACGATCCCAGGTTTCTGGTTTCAGTTTGCTGTGCAAATACAAGCGTTCCGGAAAACAAGAAGAATAAAATTGTCCATTGTGCTCTCATGCTATTCATATTTGATCTAAAGACAAGGCGCCAATAGAAGGGTTGCATAAACGTCTAATTCGGCTTGATTTTTTTGCAAGTGTATCAAAACATTGTAATTTTAGCTATATTTCAATGATTTAAAACCAGCTAACCAATGCAATTCAACAAGAAAGCAGAACTTAATGTTTTGATCAATTTAGCTGCCAGTGATAGCAAAATTGAAGAAAAAGAGTCCAAGCTGATCCATATGGTGGGTAAGGCGAATGGGTTATCTACTGAAGAAGTTCAGGAGTTGATTAACAAGCCCAAGCCGATTGGTGACTTGAATGCCATGACCAACGATGAAAAGTTCGAACACCTGTATTACCTCATTCAAATGATGAAAATGGACGGCCAGGTATTTCGTAGTGAGATTATTTTCTGTGAATCAATAGCTGAAAAACTGGGGTACAAAAAATCTGTTGTGGGTGAACTTTCCCAACACATCTACAGCGATCCTTCCATTACTGCCGACCGCAATATGCTTCGGCAAAAGGCAGAGAAATATATTCGCGACTGATTCAACCAAACCATTTTAAACCAAAAAATCCCGGTCACGACCGGGATTTTTGTTTTATTCAATCATCCAGAATTACTTCTTGTAAACTACTTTACCATCTACAATGGTCATGGCTACTTCTGCTTTCAGGATATCCATTTCTTCGGCCTCCATTATATTTTCAGTAAACACCACCAAATCAGCAAGCTTGCCTTTTTCAATCGATCCTTTAATGTTTTCTTCAAACGCTCCGTAGGCAGCATCCAATGTATAGGATCGCAATGCCTGCGCACGCGTCATCTTTTCTTCGGGTTCATAGCCACCCTCCGGCTCTCCCTTTAACGTTTTGCGGGTAACCGATGCATAAAAACTTGGAATCGGATTGAGGGGTTCAACTGGCGCATCCGTACCGTTCACAATCACAGCACCACTCTTTAACAGTGATTGCCACATGTAGGCTCCTTCTTTAATTCGCTTCTCTCCCAACCGTTCTATCGCCCACGGTCTGTCACTCGACATATGAATGGCCTGCATGGCGGGAATAACACCCAGCTTACCAAAACGCGGAATATCATTTGGATGAAGGTGTTGCGCATGTTCTATTCTGAACCGATGATCTTTAACACCCGGATTTTCATTTATGGCCTGCTCATACCGATTAAGTATTTCCTGATTGGCACGATCACCAATGGCGTGCGCACAAACCTGAAATCCTGATTTCAATGCTGTGCGCGAAACAGACAAGACAGAATCCATCGGGAAGGTCGCCATGCCGTAAAAATCATTTCGGTCAGTATACGGTTCAAGTAACCACGCTCCACGTGAACCCAACGCGCCATCACAATTCAATTTTACTGATCGAATGGTGAGTAGGTTATCCGGATCAACCACCGGGCCTTTCTTAAACCACTCGTACACCAGGTCACGATCCCAACCTGTAAGCATCACATACAGGCGAACACCTAATTTTCCGTCATTTTTAAATTGATTGAACAGTTCAATGTTTTCGCGTGAGGCGCCAGCATCGTGAAAGCTGGTAATGCCATTACGCCAGCATGCTTGTATCGCCAACGACAATGCCTGGCTATCGCGTGATTCATCATCTTGCGGAATATGTTTTGAAATGATTCCCATGGCACGTTCATTGAAAATTCCCGTTGGGTTACCCATCTCATCACGTATGATCTCTCCGCCCTCTTCCGAAGATTCTTTCAATGTCTCTACCGACAATTGATTGACCCCAGCCACTTCCATTGCCTTGGCATTGGCCAATGCGGCATGACCGCTGGCATGACGAAGAAATACCGGGTTATTTGGTGAAACTTCACTTAATAAATGGTGCGTTTGAAATCCCTTAATCATTTTATCTGGCTTTGTGTCCCATTTATCCTGGTGCCAACCCCGTCCAAGTATCCATTGTCCTGGTTGAGCTTTATCTACCGCTTCTTTCACTTTGGCAACGAGTTCCTCATAGCTGGTTACGTACATCAGGTCAAGGTTAAGTTCGTTATAGCCAACACCCATAAAGTGACCATGCCCCTCAATAAAACCAGGCGTCATGGTTTTACCTTCCAGGTCAATTACTTCTGTCTTCTCACCAATGTATTTCCTGGCTTCAGTTTCTTTGCCGGCAAATTCAATGATATTTCCGTTGATCACCACAGCTTCAACGGTGGGTTGTGTTTCATCAACCGTATAGATTGTACCCCCCAGAATAACCTTATCTGCAGGTTGAACGGATGGGCCACACGAAATGAAAAAGGAAAAAACTCCAAAGAAGAATAAAGCAGAGATGTATTTCATAGATTTAGCATTAATCAGGTGCCTAATGTTACATATATTTTACTTGAAAAATAAGTGGGCTTATCTTAGCGGACGATTATAAATGGTGGTGGCACCTTAAAAAAAATTAATCCATGCGTATCCTTTACTCCTTTGTATTGATAATTCTGGTAAGTGTATCAGCACGCGCACAGGATTTTGGTCTTTCCTTCTCCTACTTCATTCCAAAAAACGGTTACTTCTCTACACCCATCAGTCCGTTTTCCATACGGGGTGTGGGCATTAGCCTGACTAACTTTCTAGCATTGGAAACCGGAGCTTCATTATACAGAATGAGTGGACTGAACGTAAAAGATTTACCCTTTGAAACCAAAGATCCACTTGTGGGTCCGAATTTTACCATCTTCATTCCTGCCGAACTGGTACTGGAATTAAAAGGCGGCAACGTACAATTCGACATTAAAGGTGGCGGTTTCTTTTTCTATGGCTTCGATCAAAAAATCAATTATGGAAATATGGATCGGGTCATGCGCGACCATTATTCGCAGGATGTGCTCAATGCCAATCTCTCTTACGAAAACAAACCCGGCTTTGGATATCATGCCGGTGCGGAGTTAACGGTGTACGTTACCAATCAGGTTGGCGTTTCTATTGAATGCAATTACCTGGTTGGTCAGTCGGGGTTTCCGTTAACCGGAAGTTATACGGCAGGAACCGGAAATACTATAACCACTGTCGATGTAGCCTATCCGGATTCAAAAATTGATCTTACGGGATTGGAGTTTTCCATCGGTCTGATTTTTAGTTCCGGTGGTGGCAAGCCTGCGCCACCGAAAAGAAGAAGGCGTTAAGGTTGATCGGGTAACCGATCGTTGATCACCTCTACTACCTCGGCATAAGGCCATTGCGAACGAATACGCAGAACGTACGCCTCCGCTTGTGCTTTGTTTATAAACTTTCCGGTATAAAAAACAGTACATCGGTTTTCCTTCTGAAAACTGGTGAGGCCAAACGGGAAAGTATCCAACTGATCTAGAATAGCATAAACATCGGCTGAAGTTGATGCTTGCGCAACACGTACAGTAAACGAGACCACAGTATCAGGTGGTACCGTTGTTGCCTCTGAAATATTTTGATTGTACTTATCCAACAAAGCACGCGAATCATCAATAAAAGTTTTGAAAGCCAGTTTTGAAGTTTCGTCTTTAATAAAACCAGTTGTATCCTGTTCAAATGTTGATACCGGCAAGACTATAAACTCCCGTTTGGCTTCCACCGTTCGGTACACCCACTGTAACCGGTAATTGGCTGTATCAATAGTCGTCATTGACGTATCCGTATGAACTATTTTTTTTAATCCAACCTGAATCATCGCACCCCCATCGCGGAAGCGGGGGCGTTGCCCGGAAACAAAATTACCAAGCGAATACACCACCAATTGATTTTGCTCTATGTTCCATTCCATCGGTTGTAACACGTGTGGGTGAGCGCCAATCACCAATTGTGCACCGTGCTTAAAACAAAACTCAGTTAACTGTCGCTGTTGCTTGGTAGGTTGATTTTGATATTCATTTCCCCAGTGCATGAATACAATTATAGCATCGGGGTTTAGTTCCCTGGCCCGCTTCAAATCTTTTCGGATAAGTGTGGTGTCTATCGGATTTACCACATTGGGCTTTGTTACCGGAATTCCGTTTGTTCCGTACGTATAATTCAGCAACGCGAGCCTGAATCCATTGCGATGCAACAACAACGGATAATCGTTCATGCGCTCAACCGTATCGGTAAACGTACCGGTGTGCGGAATACCCAAACTATCCAACACCCGAATGGTTCGCTCAAGGCCCTTCTTTCTGCGATCCACACTGTGGTTATTGGCTGTAACCAAAACATCCACACCTACATCTTTCAAGGCATACACCAGTTCATCGGGCGCACTGAATTGCGGGTAGCCGGTGTAGGGCTTTCCCCCTAGGGTCAATTCAAGATTGCCTATCGTCAGATCAGCAGACTGGAAATAGGGTCTTAGAAATCTGAAACAATTCGAATAATCATACTTTCCGGTTTTCGGATTGTAGGCGGCATTGATCTGCGTTTCATGTTGCATGATGTCGCCTAAAAACAGGAGTGAAATACGGGTAGTATCTTGTGCAACAAGTCTGTATACACAGAAAGTCACCAATAAAAACTGAACAATCAGCGCTTTACATTTCATGCGTCAGTTGTAAATCCTGAATTTGAATGATTGAACCTTCAGCTACAACAAAAACCTGATCAGTCTTTTTTGGCTGTATGCGCGACAGGCCGGTGAACATACCGAATGCGGGCAAATATCCCTGACGCTCACCAAAGTAAAAACACGGTAACATCATCGATTGCTTACCTTTTCCATACAACCGTATACCCGGATGTATGTGTCCTGATAACGTGTAGCATTCCGGATCAGGTTCTTCGGCAGAAAAATGACTCAACATAAATTTTTCAATACGCAAGTGCTCTCCATGCACCGTTACACCACTGCGGGCATACAGGTGATCAGCGAGTATATCGTGGTTACCGGTTACCAGCTCAAACGAAACCTGAGGAAATGCTTGTGTGAATTGCTTCACAATATCCCAATCATAGTTATAATGACTGTGAAAAAGATCGCCCACACAAATAATGCGCTTTG contains these protein-coding regions:
- a CDS encoding CapA family protein; amino-acid sequence: MKCKALIVQFLLVTFCVYRLVAQDTTRISLLFLGDIMQHETQINAAYNPKTGKYDYSNCFRFLRPYFQSADLTIGNLELTLGGKPYTGYPQFSAPDELVYALKDVGVDVLVTANNHSVDRRKKGLERTIRVLDSLGIPHTGTFTDTVERMNDYPLLLHRNGFRLALLNYTYGTNGIPVTKPNVVNPIDTTLIRKDLKRARELNPDAIIVFMHWGNEYQNQPTKQQRQLTEFCFKHGAQLVIGAHPHVLQPMEWNIEQNQLVVYSLGNFVSGQRPRFRDGGAMIQVGLKKIVHTDTSMTTIDTANYRLQWVYRTVEAKREFIVLPVSTFEQDTTGFIKDETSKLAFKTFIDDSRALLDKYNQNISEATTVPPDTVVSFTVRVAQASTSADVYAILDQLDTFPFGLTSFQKENRCTVFYTGKFINKAQAEAYVLRIRSQWPYAEVVEVINDRLPDQP
- a CDS encoding sterol desaturase family protein → MSFYLVGSKSFWTILTVVFLRYLILASLAFIVFYIILKHADAFRKIQSRFPANRDYLREIGYSVLTSFIFAGVGFAVFLTPLSQYTQVYFNVYEYGWPYLVFSIVLIIFLHDTYFYWMHRMIHHKSVYRIIHRVHHLSTNPSPWAAMAFHPLEAVLEAGIIVLVAFLFPVHPLAIGIFLLFMMIYNVYGHLGFELYPRKFASGKIGRWINTSVNHNMHHQYFTGNYGLYFLFWDRWMGTLHPDYEARFDQATSRNTLESLKNSSL
- a CDS encoding head GIN domain-containing protein, which encodes MNSMRAQWTILFFLFSGTLVFAQQTETRNLGSFKGVKAATGIDVYLKKGDRESARVEVSGTDVDNVITEVSGDYLKIHMAEGRYNRTKTVKVYVTYVQLSKLSASSAASIYGEGTIRTRSMEISASSAGSVEISIETEQLEVGVSSAADVELTGKAKFAELEASSAGEIDAYDLEAEEVDANASSAGSIRVNVTQKIDARASSGADIRYRGNPMKTNTNSSSGGSVRKSS
- a CDS encoding TerB family tellurite resistance protein translates to MQFNKKAELNVLINLAASDSKIEEKESKLIHMVGKANGLSTEEVQELINKPKPIGDLNAMTNDEKFEHLYYLIQMMKMDGQVFRSEIIFCESIAEKLGYKKSVVGELSQHIYSDPSITADRNMLRQKAEKYIRD
- a CDS encoding amidohydrolase, whose amino-acid sequence is MKYISALFFFGVFSFFISCGPSVQPADKVILGGTIYTVDETQPTVEAVVINGNIIEFAGKETEARKYIGEKTEVIDLEGKTMTPGFIEGHGHFMGVGYNELNLDLMYVTSYEELVAKVKEAVDKAQPGQWILGRGWHQDKWDTKPDKMIKGFQTHHLLSEVSPNNPVFLRHASGHAALANAKAMEVAGVNQLSVETLKESSEEGGEIIRDEMGNPTGIFNERAMGIISKHIPQDDESRDSQALSLAIQACWRNGITSFHDAGASRENIELFNQFKNDGKLGVRLYVMLTGWDRDLVYEWFKKGPVVDPDNLLTIRSVKLNCDGALGSRGAWLLEPYTDRNDFYGMATFPMDSVLSVSRTALKSGFQVCAHAIGDRANQEILNRYEQAINENPGVKDHRFRIEHAQHLHPNDIPRFGKLGVIPAMQAIHMSSDRPWAIERLGEKRIKEGAYMWQSLLKSGAVIVNGTDAPVEPLNPIPSFYASVTRKTLKGEPEGGYEPEEKMTRAQALRSYTLDAAYGAFEENIKGSIEKGKLADLVVFTENIMEAEEMDILKAEVAMTIVDGKVVYKK
- a CDS encoding glutamine synthetase III — protein: MAHLRFEALKRLNEQPRRHLDLPSPKVSDFFGEMVFSMDQMRASLSPAVYKKVSQAIKNHEKIDEDTADAVASAVKSWAITKGATHFTHWFQPLTGGTAEKHDSFFDALAGIEKFKGSELVQQEPDASSFPSGGIRTTFEARGYTAWDPTSPMFLYGKTLCIPTVFVSYTGETLDAKGPLLKALKAVDIAATKVAQFFDKDVQSVKASLGCEQEYFVVDKGLYNARPDLVMGGRSVFGHSPARGQQMEDHYFASIPSRVYDFMKEFEIEAWRLGIPVRTRHNEVAPSQFEVAPLFEEVNVANDHNQLLMDVMWRVAERHNLKVLFHEKPFAGLNGTGKHNNWSLITDTGVNLFAPSSSARDNLMFLTFFVNTIKAVHEYADLLRASIATAGNDFRLGANEAPPAIMSVFIGSQMSAVLDELEKKGNVKIEKGDNMYMKLGIDQIPEIILDATDRNRTSPFAFTGNKFEFRAVGGSDNCAVPMTALNLIVADQLTKFHEAVSKEIDKGTEKRLAIVNVLRKYIKESKDIRFEGDGYSDGWVKEAAKRKLSNIKNTPRALEAYLSEKSVSMYERHGVLSHAELEARNEIRLEAYIKRVQIESRVMGDLAMNHIVPTAIAYQNKLITNANGLKGLGIDNKAVIQTIKEITELISIIKNGVRQMIEERKRINKITDTHKRALAYCDDVKEKYFEEIRDAVDKLELLVDDEDWPLVKYRELLFLR
- the pdeM gene encoding ligase-associated DNA damage response endonuclease PdeM, producing MKVTIFGEEFVLLSQKALFWPAQRMVLLADMHLGKINHFRKAGIPVPVKASERNWEVLIDIVQSTKAKRIICVGDLFHSHYNYDWDIVKQFTQAFPQVSFELVTGNHDILADHLYARSGVTVHGEHLRIEKFMLSHFSAEEPDPECYTLSGHIHPGIRLYGKGKQSMMLPCFYFGERQGYLPAFGMFTGLSRIQPKKTDQVFVVAEGSIIQIQDLQLTHEM